A window of the Henckelia pumila isolate YLH828 chromosome 3, ASM3356847v2, whole genome shotgun sequence genome harbors these coding sequences:
- the LOC140887220 gene encoding pectin acetylesterase 12-like isoform X3, translating into MELLLKALGGGWCNSIRSCVYRKKTHRGSSTYFERQLPFTGILSNRAEENPDFFNWNRVKIRYCDGGSFAGDAENKAAGLQFRGQRIWLAVIEDLMSKGMQNAHQALLSGCSAGGLASILHCDEFRNLFPRNTKVKCLSDAGLFMDAVDVSGGRALRNFFAGVVRLQGFRRNIPSSCTIHRDPTSCFFPQNLIANIKTPLFILNAAYDSWQLQESLAPPTADPHGNWHGCKMNNELCSASQIQFLQGFRYHMLNAVKAFSAYRQSGLFINSCFAHCQSERQDTWFADNSPVLGNKAIAIAVGDWYFDRANVKAIDCAYPCDKTCHNLVFR; encoded by the exons GGAGGAGGATGGTGCAACAGTATTAGATCGTGTGTTTATCGCAAGAAGACACATCGAGGGTCTTCAACCTATTTTGAAAGACAACTTCCATTTACAGGGATACTTAGCAATAGGGCTGAAGAAAATCCAG ATTTTTTTAACTGGAATAGAGTAAAGATACGATATTGTGATGGGGGATCATTTGCTGGAGATGCTGAAAATAAG GCTGCAGGATTGCAATTCAGAGGTCAACGCATTTGGCTTGCAGTAATAGAAGACCTGATGTCCAAAGGAATGCAGAATGCTCACCAA GCACTTCTTTCGGGTTGTTCAGCGGGTGGTTTAGCTTCCATACTGCACTGTGATGAGTTTCGGAATTTATTTCCGAGAAATACTAAAGTGAAGTGTTTGAGTGATGCTGGATTATTTATGGATGC TGTTGATGTATCTGGTGGGCGTGCACTCAGAAATTTCTTCGCCGGTGTGGTTAGATTACAG GGCTTTCGTAGAAATATTCCCAGCAGTTGTACCATCCACCGGGATCCAACTTCT TGCTTCTTCCCTCAGAATCTAATCGCCAACATTAAAACCCCTCTGTTTATTCTTAATGCGGCCTATGATTCATGGCAG CTCCAAGAAAGCCTGGCTCCTCCAACCGCTGATCCGCATGGCAATTGGCATGGTTGTAAAATGAACAATGAACTATGTTCCGCATcccaaatccaatttttgcaag GTTTTAGGTATCATATGCTGAATGCTGTAAAAGCCTTTTCAGCGTATAGACAAAGTGGGCTCTTCATAAATTCTTGTTTTGCTCATTGCCAGTCCGAGAGGCAAGACACTTGGTTTGCAGATAATTCTCCAGTACTCGGCAACAAG GCAATTGCGATTGCTGTCGGAGACTGGTATTTTGATCGAGCAAATGTCAAGGCAATCGACTGTGCGTACCCGTGTGACAAAACTTGTCACAACCTGGTATTCCGGTGA
- the LOC140887220 gene encoding pectin acetylesterase 10-like isoform X2 — protein sequence MSAAALPSNALMVGLTLVHGAAAKGAVCMDGTLPGYHLHHGFGTGVNSWLIQLEGGGWCNSIRSCVYRKKTHRGSSTYFERQLPFTGILSNRAEENPDFFNWNRVKIRYCDGGSFAGDAENKAAGLQFRGQRIWLAVIEDLMSKGMQNAHQALLSGCSAGGLASILHCDEFRNLFPRNTKVKCLSDAGLFMDAVDVSGGRALRNFFAGVVRLQGFRRNIPSSCTIHRDPTSCFFPQNLIANIKTPLFILNAAYDSWQLQESLAPPTADPHGNWHGCKMNNELCSASQIQFLQGFRYHMLNAVKAFSAYRQSGLFINSCFAHCQSERQDTWFADNSPVLGNKAIAIAVGDWYFDRANVKAIDCAYPCDKTCHNLVFR from the exons TATGTATGGATGGAACATTACCTGGCTATCACTTGCATCATGGGTTTGGGACAGGAGTAAACAGTTGGCTCATCCAGTTGGAG GGAGGAGGATGGTGCAACAGTATTAGATCGTGTGTTTATCGCAAGAAGACACATCGAGGGTCTTCAACCTATTTTGAAAGACAACTTCCATTTACAGGGATACTTAGCAATAGGGCTGAAGAAAATCCAG ATTTTTTTAACTGGAATAGAGTAAAGATACGATATTGTGATGGGGGATCATTTGCTGGAGATGCTGAAAATAAG GCTGCAGGATTGCAATTCAGAGGTCAACGCATTTGGCTTGCAGTAATAGAAGACCTGATGTCCAAAGGAATGCAGAATGCTCACCAA GCACTTCTTTCGGGTTGTTCAGCGGGTGGTTTAGCTTCCATACTGCACTGTGATGAGTTTCGGAATTTATTTCCGAGAAATACTAAAGTGAAGTGTTTGAGTGATGCTGGATTATTTATGGATGC TGTTGATGTATCTGGTGGGCGTGCACTCAGAAATTTCTTCGCCGGTGTGGTTAGATTACAG GGCTTTCGTAGAAATATTCCCAGCAGTTGTACCATCCACCGGGATCCAACTTCT TGCTTCTTCCCTCAGAATCTAATCGCCAACATTAAAACCCCTCTGTTTATTCTTAATGCGGCCTATGATTCATGGCAG CTCCAAGAAAGCCTGGCTCCTCCAACCGCTGATCCGCATGGCAATTGGCATGGTTGTAAAATGAACAATGAACTATGTTCCGCATcccaaatccaatttttgcaag GTTTTAGGTATCATATGCTGAATGCTGTAAAAGCCTTTTCAGCGTATAGACAAAGTGGGCTCTTCATAAATTCTTGTTTTGCTCATTGCCAGTCCGAGAGGCAAGACACTTGGTTTGCAGATAATTCTCCAGTACTCGGCAACAAG GCAATTGCGATTGCTGTCGGAGACTGGTATTTTGATCGAGCAAATGTCAAGGCAATCGACTGTGCGTACCCGTGTGACAAAACTTGTCACAACCTGGTATTCCGGTGA